From Vitis vinifera cultivar Pinot Noir 40024 chromosome 14, ASM3070453v1, a single genomic window includes:
- the LOC100255977 gene encoding F-box protein SKIP14, producing the protein MELNFGGEGKGMFSSVNFINGYFVDGFGDKSLDGFGNLLNMDCESDNPQDRRMGKSEKEGSCEAVSDDIVDRLPADPFNMDIRTTFTAFKGWVGDFEKDSIGFGVGEMEAMEAEGEDRGLYANLNLVWSGAMRFQPEFSNAEKSVPCNEFDGLLMDKDLCDGGFSEFLSFSRHGNRINGNQEKEFQACTKVHPDDETGEPHDALFFSLAYLGVQDLLVVERVCRSLCNVVRSDPLLWRNICIDQPLSDKITDDALLQLTGRAQGSLQGLSLVQCPRITDSGLKRVLENNPRLTKLCVPGCVRLSVDCILLNLKAFKSAGTLGIKHLRISGLNGVTDQHFEELKLLLGVDNHKQLRTHKPRFYHGEQLYLSCDDDRAIDIEVCPRCQKVRLVYDCPSESCQGKHQSAQLCRACTLCIARCFHCGRCINDCDYEETFCLDLLCLDCFKQLLNCQERQEEMGAPSSKHTIFHQETRYRFCLYG; encoded by the exons ATGGAGTTGAATTTTGGTGGCGAGGGAAAGGGTATGTTTTCATCGGTGAATTTTATCAATGGGTATTTTGTGGATGGATTTGGGGATAAGAGTCTTGATGGTTTTGGCAATCTTTTGAACATGGACTGCGAATCGGACAATCCCCAGGATCGCAGGATGGGGAAGAGTGAGAAAGAAGGCTCTTGCGAGGCAGTGTCTGATGATATTGTTGATCGTTTACCGGCGGATCCATTTAATATGGATATAAGGACTACTTTTACTGCATTCAAGGGTTGGGTTGGCGATTTTGAGAAGGATTCAATTGGATTTGGTGTGGGTGAAATGGAGGCTATGGAGGCTGAGGGAGAGGATCGTGGATTGTATGCCAATCTAAATTTGGTTTGGAGCGGTGCAATGAGATTTCAACCAGAATTTAGTAATGCTGAGAAATCGGTTCCTTGTAATGAGTTTGATGGATTACTGATGGACAAAGATTTATGTGATGGTGGGTTCAGTGAATTTCTGAGTTTTAGCCGCCATGGAAATCGGATCAACGGCAACCAAGAAAAGGAATTTCAGGCATGTACCAAAGTTCATCCTGATGATGAGACTGGTGAACCCCATGatgctttgtttttttccctGGCTTATCTGGGTGTGCAGGATCTCCTTGTGGTTGAAAGAGTTTGCAGGTCCCTCTGCAATGTTGTTAGAAGCGACCCTCTTTTATGGAGGAATATTTGTATAGACCAGCCATTGAGTGACAAGATCACTGATGATGCTCTGTTACAGTTAACTGGCAGGGCTCAAGGCAGTCTTCAAGGCTTGAGCCTGGTACAGTGTCCAAGGATCACAGATAGTGGTCTGAAGCGGGTGCTTGAGAACAATCCCAGGCTGACAAAG CTATGCGTGCCAGGATGTGTGAGGCTCAGTGTTGACTGCATCTTGTTAAACTTAAAGGCCTTCAAATCTGCAGGTACTCTGGGAATAAAGCACTTGAGAATTAGTGGGCTCAATGGTGTAACAGATCAACACTTCGAAGAATTGAAGTTATTGTTAGGTGTAGATAACCATAAGCAGCTCAGAACCCACAAACCACGGTTTTATCATGGAGAGCAGTTGTATCTTTCATGTGATGATGATCGTGCCATTGACATCGAGGTTTGCCCTAGATGCCAGAAAGTGAGATTAGTATATGATTGCCCATCAGAGAGTTGCCAAGGGAAACATCAATCTGCTCAGTTGTGCAGAGCTTGCACTCTGTGCATAGCACGCTGTTTTCATTGCGGGCGCTGTATTAATGACTGTGACTATGAGGAGACTTTCTGCCTGGACTTGCTTTGTTTAGATTGTTTCAAGCAGCTACTGAATTGCCAAGAGAGACAGGAAGAAATGGGTGCTCCCTCCTCTAAGCACACCATTTTTCATCAAGAGACAAGGTATCGTTTTTGCCTGTATGGCTAG
- the LOC100254253 gene encoding glucose-6-phosphate 1-dehydrogenase, cytoplasmic isoform, producing MGSSTWSVEKRSGLRSDTFLKDIDNVPETGCLSIIVLGASGDLAKKKTFPALFNLYRQGFLHSNEVHIFGYARTKISDDELRNRIRGYLINKDATSEHSEEVSKFLQLIKYVSGSYDAEDGFRLLDKEIAEHEFSKNSQEGSSRRLFYLALPPSVYPSVCRMIKLCCMNKSNLGGWTRIVVEKPFGKDLDSAEQLSAQIGELFDEPQIYRIDHYLGKELVQNLLVLRFANRMFLPLWNRDNIDNVQIVFREDFGTEGRGGYFDEYGIIRDIIQNHLLQVLCLVAMEKPVSLKPEHIRDEKVKVLQSVLPITDDEVVLGQYEGYTDDPTVPDLSNTPTFASMILRIHNERWEGVPFILKAGKALNSRKAEIRIQFKDVPGDIYRCQRQGRNEFVIRLQPLEAIYMKLTVKQPGLEMSTVQSELDLSYGQRYQGFTIPEAYERLILDTIRGDQQHFVRRDELKAAWEIFTPLLHRIDNGEMKPIPYKPGSRGPSEADELLSKSGYVQTHGYIWIPPTL from the exons ATGGGATCGAGTACATGGTCTGTCGAGAAACGATCTGGTCTTAGAAGTGATACCTTCTTAAAAGATATTGACAACGTGCCGGAAACTGGGTGTCTCTCTATTATTGTGCTTGGTGCTTCCGGTGATCTTGCCAAGAAGAAGACTTTTCCAGCTCTCTTCAACCTTTACCGCCAG GGATTCTTACACTCAAATGAGGTACACATTTTTGGTTATGCAAGGACCAAGATATCAGATGACGAGTTGAGAAATCGCATACGTGG ATACCTTATCAACAAGGATGCTACATCCGAGCATTCAGAAGAAGTATCTAAATTTTTGCAACTG atcAAATATGTGAGTGGATCATACGATGCCGAGGACGGTTTTCGTTTATTGGATAAGGAGATCGCTGAGCATGAATTCTCAAAAAACTCTCAAGAAGGATCATCACGGAGACTCTTTTATCTTGCACTTCCTCCATCAGTATATCCGTCTGTCTGCAGGATGATCAAGCTTTGTTGCATGAATAAAT CTAATCTTGGTGGATGGACACGCATTGTGGTTGAGAAGCCTTTCGGCAAGGATTTGGATTCTGCAGAGCAACTTAGTGCCCAGATTGGAGAGTTATTTGATGAACCACAGATTTACCGTATTGATCACTATCTGGGAAAGGAACTCGTGCAGAATTTG TTGGTACTTCGTTTTGCAAATCGCATGTTTTTGCCCCTCTGGAACCGTGACAACATTGATAATGTACAG ATTGTGTTCAGGGAGGATTTTGGAACTGAAGGTCGtggtggatattttgatgaatatgG AATTATCCGTGATATTATTCAAAATCATCTACTGCAA GTCCTTTGCCTGGTTGCCATGGAGAAGCCCGTCTCTCTCAAACCTGAGCACATCCGAGATGAGAAAGTGAAG GTTCTTCAATCAGTGCTTCCTATTACTGATGATGAGGTTGTTCTTGGACAATACGAAGGTTACACAGATGACCCAACAGTTCCTGACCTTTCAAATACCCCAACTTTTGCATCTATGATTCTGCGTATACACAATGAAAGATGGGAAG GTGTTCCTTTTATACTTAAAGCAGGGAAAGCACTAAATTCAAGGAAGGCAGAAATTCGCATTCAATTCAAGGATGTTCCTGGTGATATCTACAGAT GTCAAAGGCAGGGGAGAAATGAATTTGTAATACGCCTCCAACCTTTAGAGGCCATTTACATGAAGCTTACG GTCAAGCAGCCTGGGCTTGAAATGTCAACTGTACAAAGCGAACTAGACTTGTCATATGGACAACGTTATCAAGGGTTTACAATTCCAGAGGCTTATGAACGTCTAATTCTTGATAC GATACGAGGTGATCAGCAGCATTTTGTTCGCAGAGATGAGTTGAAG GCGGCCTGGGAGATTTTCACACCTCTTCTGCACAGAATTGACAATGGAGAAATGAAGCCAATTCCATATAAGCCTGGAAGCCGAGGTCCATCTGAAGCAGATGAGCTGCTCTCAAAATCCGGTTATGTCCAAACACATGGCTATATATGGATACCTCCAACCTTATAG
- the LOC100249155 gene encoding plant UBX domain-containing protein 1 isoform X1, protein MIFDSSPHWKRRRLTTIDPMDEVAAKAALEAVKQKFGHEIHVFETSTTSQTPDEASHSEETDDFYEFTAEDYYRILATKKEDKFLKTRKIREAEEAARKSRITKVPTGPSFAVIRVRFPDNHTLEATFHPSETLQSLVDLLMKVIAQPELPFYIYTAPPKKQIKDMSQDFYSAGFVPGAIIYFSYDQPKGNDGAAGNSGACLREEIMSLKGLHLVTELVEPVQPAIEPEAEKVAPPPVAQEPKPAQKKPVKPKWLKM, encoded by the exons ATGATCTTTGATTCTTCACCACATTGGAAGAGAAGGAGGCTCACTACCATTGATCCGATGGATGAAGTTGCTGCCAAG GCTGCTCTTGAAGCTGTGAAACAAAAGTTTGGCCATGAAATCCATGTATTTGAAACATCAACAACTTCTCAAACACCAGATGAAGCATCCCATAGTG AGGAGACAGATGACTTCTATGAGTTCACTGCAGAAGATTATTATCGAATTTTGGCCACCAAAAAGGAAG ATAAATTCTTGAAGACACGAAAAATCCGAGAAGCAGAAGAGGCTGCTCGCAAGTCGAGAATAACAAAAGTGCCGACTGGACCTTCCTTT GCTGTCATTCGGGTGAGATTCCCTGATAATCACACTTTAGAGGCCACATTTCATCCATCGGAGACACTTCAGAGCTTGGTTGATCTCCTCATGAAAGTGATTGCTCAACCAGAACTACCATTCTACATAT ATACTGCTCCCCCTAAGAAGCAAATAAAAGATATGTCACAGGATTTTTACTCTGCTGGGTTTGTTCCTGGTGCAATCATCTATTTTTCATATGATCAACCAAAGG GCAATGATGGTGCAGCTGGAAATTCGGGTGCCTGCCTTCGAGAAGAAATCATGTCTTTGAAAGGCTTACATCTTGTCACTGAGCTGGTAGAACCCGTCCAACCTGCAATTGAACCTGAAGCTGAAAAAGTGGCTCCTCCCCCTGTTGCCCAAGAGCCCAAGCCTGCTCAGAAAAAACCTGTTAAGCCAAAGTGGCTGAAAATGTGA
- the LOC100249155 gene encoding plant UBX domain-containing protein 1 isoform X2 has product MIFDSSPHWKRRRLTTIDPMDEVAAKAALEAVKQKFGHEIHVFETSTTSQTPDEASHSEETDDFYEFTAEDYYRILATKKEDKFLKTRKIREAEEAARKSRITKAVIRVRFPDNHTLEATFHPSETLQSLVDLLMKVIAQPELPFYIYTAPPKKQIKDMSQDFYSAGFVPGAIIYFSYDQPKGNDGAAGNSGACLREEIMSLKGLHLVTELVEPVQPAIEPEAEKVAPPPVAQEPKPAQKKPVKPKWLKM; this is encoded by the exons ATGATCTTTGATTCTTCACCACATTGGAAGAGAAGGAGGCTCACTACCATTGATCCGATGGATGAAGTTGCTGCCAAG GCTGCTCTTGAAGCTGTGAAACAAAAGTTTGGCCATGAAATCCATGTATTTGAAACATCAACAACTTCTCAAACACCAGATGAAGCATCCCATAGTG AGGAGACAGATGACTTCTATGAGTTCACTGCAGAAGATTATTATCGAATTTTGGCCACCAAAAAGGAAG ATAAATTCTTGAAGACACGAAAAATCCGAGAAGCAGAAGAGGCTGCTCGCAAGTCGAGAATAACAAAA GCTGTCATTCGGGTGAGATTCCCTGATAATCACACTTTAGAGGCCACATTTCATCCATCGGAGACACTTCAGAGCTTGGTTGATCTCCTCATGAAAGTGATTGCTCAACCAGAACTACCATTCTACATAT ATACTGCTCCCCCTAAGAAGCAAATAAAAGATATGTCACAGGATTTTTACTCTGCTGGGTTTGTTCCTGGTGCAATCATCTATTTTTCATATGATCAACCAAAGG GCAATGATGGTGCAGCTGGAAATTCGGGTGCCTGCCTTCGAGAAGAAATCATGTCTTTGAAAGGCTTACATCTTGTCACTGAGCTGGTAGAACCCGTCCAACCTGCAATTGAACCTGAAGCTGAAAAAGTGGCTCCTCCCCCTGTTGCCCAAGAGCCCAAGCCTGCTCAGAAAAAACCTGTTAAGCCAAAGTGGCTGAAAATGTGA
- the LOC100243984 gene encoding AUGMIN subunit 6, whose amino-acid sequence MTMDREKEREIELESAMYTNCLLLGLDPAIIGIGANSGTPRVGLFRHSNPKLGEQLLYFILSSLRGPIQSAKDFDKVWPIFDSAQSRDFRKVVQGIISELESQGALPRSNSRVSSLATCCGPRFVELLWQLSLHALREVHRRSFAADVASNPLPASLTDVAFSHAATLLPVTKARIALERRRFLKNADTAVHRQAMWSNLAHEMTAEFRGLCAEDAYLQQELEKLQDLRNKVKLEGELWDDLVSTSSSQNSHLVSKATCLWESLLARKSQHEVLASGPIEDLIAHREHRYRISGSSLLAAMDQSSQIPYTDVLTVQPGDLASGHLDDKEQTDGSYVNVTRDKQKNSLDSSQSQVNDDTLRVDDRSGRVHPTVDIAEIIRRWTHALQRIHKQSLHLAKSNDGEGPELLRGARDGGTSDHAESLAATLSEHQQHLASFQVLINQLKEVAPSIQKSISECSEKVNGISSNLPPMAKHHGRSTSPIHAQSSGRTVESSTDEVADVTSKLSTIHLEKVSASPPALKLPQLFSLTPNSSGKSGNMNKRQVVAPQSNQVENLSDRKSLDQPLSNNHLNDPPQDSDISYVQNLKRSVREAALSMQTCNVESSRDSHSDDSSEHFFVPLSGTGFSRLGPENKAVSVRNKHLFVPQADASLLENHVPEDLVGRKFAELPNMLNDLDSLHEYDHVNGFLSAASPIYAATDAQRPFYDIEETQDIFSPPLLMDSSLLADSYEDLLAPLSETETALMEH is encoded by the exons ATGACGATGGAtagagagaaggagagagagatTGAGCTTGAGAGTGCAATGTACACCAACTGTTTGTTGTTAGGGCTCGATCCGGCGATCATCGGAATCGGTGCCAACTCAGGTACTCCCAGAGTCGGCCTTTTCCGGCACTCTAACCCTAAATTGGGCGAACAGCTTCTCTACTTCATCTTGTCTTCGCTCCGAGGCCCTATCCAATCCGCTAAA GACTTCGACAAGGTTTGGCCGATTTTCGATTCGGCGCAATCGCGTGATTTTCGTAAG GTTGTCCAAGGGATAATCAGCGAACTCGAATCGCAAGGGGCGCTTCCGAGGAGCAATTCGAGGGTTTCTTCCTTGGCTACGTGTTGTGGACCGAG GTTTGTTGAACTTCTCTGGCAACTTTCTTTGCATGCTTTGCGAGAGGTTCATAGACGAAGTTTTGCAGCTGATGTAGCTTCCAACCCATTGCCTGCTTCTCTGACAGATGTAGCATTTTCACATGCAGCCACACTGCTTCCTGTAACAAAG gCTAGAATAGCACTGGAACGAAGGAGGTTCCTGAAAAATGCAGATACAGCTGTCCACAGACAGGCCATGTGGTCAAATTTGGCTCATGAAATGACAGCAGAGTTTCGTGGTCTCTGTGCTGAAGAT GCCTATTTGCAGCAAGAGCTGGAAAAATTACAAGACTTGAGGAACAAAGTGAAGTTGGAAGGGGAACTATGGGATGACCTTGTGTCTACAAGCTCAAGTCAGAATTCTCATTTAGTTTCAAAGGCTACTTGCTTGTGGGAGTCGTTGCTAGCTCGTAAAA GTCAACATGAAGTTCTTGCATCAGGCCCTATTGAGGACTTGATAGCTCACCGGGAGCATAG GTATCGCATTTCTGGGTCATCTTTGCTTGCAGCTATGGATCAAAGTTCTCAGATTCCTTATACAGATGTATTAACGGTCCAACCGGGTGATCTAGCTTCAGGTCATTTGGATGACAAAGAACAGACTGATGGATCTTATGTCAATGTAACTAGGGACAAACAGAAGAACAGTTTAGATTCATCTCAGTCACAAGTAAATGATGACACACTTCGTGTGGATGATAGAAGTGGAAGAGTCCACCCAACTGTTGATATAGCTGAAATTATCAGGCGCTGGACTCATGCTTTACAACGTATTCATAAACAGTCACTTCATCTG GCAAAATCTAATGATGGAGAGGGTCCAGAGCTTCTAAGAGGTGCACGTGATGGTGGTACAAGTGATCATGCTGAGTCTTTAGCGGCGACTCTTTCTGAACATCAGCAACACTTAGCTAGCTTTCAg GTGCTAATTAACCAACTTAAGGAAGTCGCTCCATCAATACAAAAGTCGATATCAGAATGTTCAGAAAAAGTGAACGGTATTTCCTCCAATCTTCCTCCAATGGCCAAACATCATGGTAGATCAACATCACCTATCCATGCTCAGAGCAGTGGAAGGACAGTG gAGAGTAGCACTGATGAGGTTGCTGATGTGACTTCAAAATTGTCTACCATTCATCTTGAGAAGGTTTCAGCTAGTCCTCCTGCGTTAAAACTTCCACAGTTGTTTAGTTTGACACCAAATTCTTCTGGAAAAAGTGGAAATATGAACAAACGTCAAGTTGTGGCTCCTCAATCCAATCAAGTAGAGAATTTGTCTGACAGGAAGTCTCTGGATCAACCTCTGTCAAACAATCACTTGAATGATCCACCACAAG ACAGTGACATTTCTTATGTCCAGAACCTAAAGAGATCTGTCAGAGAAGCAGCTCTGTCTATGCAAACCTGCAATGTGGAATCATCACGAGATAGTCACTCTGATGATAGCTCCGAACACTTCTTTGTACCTCTTTCTGGGACAGGGTTCTCTCGACTGGGCCCAGAAAACAAAGCTGTTTCAGTAAGAAATAAACATTTGTTTGTACCTCAAGCAGACGCTTCCTTGCTTGAGAATCATGTACCTGAGGATCTTGTTGGGAGAAAGTTTGCTGAATTACCAAATATGTTGAATGATCTGGATTCTCTTCATGAGTATGATCATGTAAATGGGTTTCTCTCCGCTGCTAGTCCAATTTATGCAGCCACTGATGCACAAAGGCCCTTTTATGACATTGAGGAAACTCAGGATATCTTCTCACCCCCTTTGCTGATGGACTCATCACTGTTAGCTGATTCTTATGAAGACTTACTCG CACCATTGTCTGAAACTGAAACTGCCTTGATGGAGCACTGA